GTCCGAAGAAAAATTACAGTTTGATTATTTAGAAAACAACTTAAAACGCCGGTCAGCACTAAACAACAAAGTGTTTGTGTTAACACAAACCAACAGAAAAGGCCACCACTCATGGGGGTGGAAAAAGCCACAAGAGAACCCAAACAATCAACTGAAAATACGTCCACACCTTGGGGGAAACCAACAATAATCAACACACGCCAAGATCTATCACAGGTTACAGCTAACGGTCAGCTATCCCCGTAAACAGCAACACACTTCCACCACCATGGGCCAccttctctcgctctccctaGCTCTCGCCGGGCCACACCTCGTCTTCACTCTTCAGCAAATTAGGAGTAGCTGGGAGAGTGAAGGAGGGACGATCACCTGGAGGAGTAGAGCGGAAAAGTCAGCAACAGATTGAAGCCACACAACGGCACTCAAGCCGTAACACTATTACTAAAGTTGCCTCAGAAAGTAGGTGAAGAGAAACTGAGTGACGCTGTGTTCTCTATTCCAGGATTATGAAACGGACCAAGCTATTACCTTTTGGAGTGAGAATTCCAAGTGGATCCAGGTTTGTCTGTTGGAAACTCTCCTATTTTTAATATACTATGACATAAAAGGTCACGGTGGCACTTGTGAAATGCTTCCACCAGTTTACCTAAATTCCAAGAAATTATCAGGGCTTTTGTTGTTATTGGTTTGATGACCTGACGGATGTCGGGAAGCAGAAACAGGGAGCTGGTTAGACTGAAAGGAAAGTTTAAGAAGAACTGCAACCAGTTTGGTGCTCTCAAACTGTAAATAACAAAatttgcagcaaaaacagcagttGAGCAAAAAATACAGGGTATGAAGAGTCTTCTTAATGTCTTTTGCCTTTaaataccatattttcacgactataaggtgcacctaaaacactgagattttctcaaaaatcgacagtgcgccttataatatggtgcgccttgtgtgtggactgagttccaaaatctgctgtgcgcctttggtgggtgcactacggtaaacgctccgcccatcgattagcggcacacctacgcataaggatcccctaaaatggcaccggtcaagcgacacgcatatgaggcttactttaaactacaggccatcgaacatgtggctgaaaatgacagtcgagcagctgcaagacattttaatgtaaatgagtccatggtcagaaagtggagaaaacaagaaagtgaacgaaagtgaggaagacaaagTTGAGTTTCCACGGGAACAAAGCAatgtggcccgagctggaagaccgagtggaacagttggttgtggaacagcgaacaactggaagggccGTCTCTACTATCACCATTCGataaaaggccaaagcgattgctgaagaaattgCTGCTCAATGCTGaagacattgagcacttccaaggaggtccgtcttggtgttttcactttatgaggaggcggcatctctccatatatgcaaggacaactgttgcgtaGCGGCTGCCtgtggattaccaggagagggcatctactgccgcgacaagccacatcaccaacatggatgaaccCGGTCGGTGAGTcggattcagatgatgaagaagaggaattcggtgATGTTGGACAGTGacaatagcgcagctgtttaattcagatacagaagatgaaaactttgatggttttgtggcggaagaatgaatattttgtttaataaatgttGTCAAacactcactgttttacttccgttttttttactttttttactggtatgttttagcatgcgcctaataatacggtacGCCTTATGTAGTTTGTAtgtacagaaatagcacccataactgagactgcgcctttattacagtgcgccttatggtcgtgaaaatacggtactgtaTATCTGAGTCATTCCCATGTCATAACCATTAGTGTTGTTGTATtgactgatttttttaaaataaagctgtCCCATGACAAAAGATATTAAACATATCCTCATGTTCTAAAAGAATCATGAAAAAGATCAAATGAAGCCACAGTTATCTAGAGAAATGACCACAGTTAGGCAGAGGAAGCTGATGAGGAGAGTTAATGGGACGCAGCTCGGAACATGAAAGTCTTAAAATATGAACCGGGTCAGGAGGGGGTTCAGAAGCACAATCCCGACACGAGGGAAACAGtcacactttgtgtgtgtgggagtagAGAAAGCTCTAGTTCTGACCATGCCCTCAAACTCGGAGCCTCACCCCAAACACTCCAGGGTGAAACAAATGGTGAGGTCACGCTAATGATACGTGAATTACTGTATAATTGGTACAAAATCTCAGTGCTTTTGAGTAATTTTAATTGTACAATAACTACAAATTTACAAACATTAATTAGTGAAACACGACACAAGCAGGGTACTGACAGTCTCTATGACCAATAAGACATAAATTGAAATGCCTTACGCAATGTACCATAATTTTTTGTAAACAATGATCAAAACACCAGCCAGCACCACCAGTCCGCCCCAGTATCCATTACGCCTGTCTTCCTGAGCTCTGTTGTGTGCAGGCGTCTTCCCCATAAATGGTAACAAAGCAGTCCTGTAACAGAGACAAAGGTTCAGACAAACCAGACAAGGTGGTCAActacagcagcattagcatgaagGGAAGCTAAAGGAGAACTGGTATTGATGGGACGGCTGACGGAAGCGCCAGGCGGCGTACAGCACGAGAGACGGGGAAATAAACTTAGCGGTGACAATTATCCGATTTTAGTTATGAGGAAGCAACAAACATTGTAAATGGTGGTGGGATTAACTGACATGTAAGTTTGAATTCTAGCTTGAATTCTAAATAAAGATTCTTTTTTACACACACCAAGTTTGCATGCCAATGTAAATTGCACAATTCTATTAATTTgaaaggggaaaataaaaaaacggATATCTTGAAAACCTGTCAGTGAAGGTagtcatttttctttcaaatcTTCATATAACACAGCTACTACTCAGTATACTTTCAGTTACTTCAAACTTGAATTCTATTCAGAAAAAACACTATTTTCTGATGTCAGATAATAAAATTCCACTAATCAACTCATGGCCATTAGtcattctaaaaagaaaaaaaaggttgtgtttGGGTCGTCAATTCTCTAACTGCGGCACAAAGGAAGCTTTATTTTGAGTCTCTCTCCTTTATACTCACCCATCCTCCTTGACTCTCGATCCATGGATTAATCCGTTGGTCCAGGTAATCTGTCATCCAGTCTGCAACGTGGCAAACCGGTTCACTTGCGCTGCCCTGGAAAGATTGCACATAAGTGGCGCCGCCCACGACAAAAAGACCTACAACTGTTCCCCAGTTGATTTCATCTCTGAACATGTCGTCCATCACCTTGTTAAAACCTGCCTTGTTCCTAGTCACGGCGACGTATGGGGAGAGGTCACCCGCTTGCTCCATAAAGTCCCGCTCGTACTTATTTGCCATGCTCCGAAGA
The sequence above is drawn from the Takifugu rubripes chromosome 6, fTakRub1.2, whole genome shotgun sequence genome and encodes:
- the LOC115250229 gene encoding apoptosis regulator R1-like; translation: MSNRELVENYLIYKLSQKYPGTVSPPAGTGREALNAALRSMANKYERDFMEQAGDLSPYVAVTRNKAGFNKGSASEPVCHVADWMTDYLDQRINPWIESQGGWDCFVTIYGEDACTQQSSGRQA